A genome region from Halorussus pelagicus includes the following:
- a CDS encoding BsuPI-related putative proteinase inhibitor — MTIQSAVDATVESDRVVFEYTVENVGDDSAEIQFRSSLLADFAVLGDDEEVWRASDGQMFAQMIQNETFDAGDAETFTEEWADPAPGDYTVVATLNTMGDDAEARTDFSV; from the coding sequence ATGACGATTCAGAGCGCCGTCGATGCGACCGTCGAGTCCGACCGCGTCGTCTTCGAGTACACCGTCGAAAACGTCGGCGACGACTCGGCGGAGATTCAGTTTCGAAGTTCCCTGCTGGCGGACTTCGCCGTCCTCGGCGACGACGAAGAGGTTTGGCGGGCCAGCGACGGCCAGATGTTCGCCCAGATGATACAGAATGAGACGTTCGACGCGGGCGACGCCGAGACGTTCACCGAGGAGTGGGCCGACCCCGCGCCCGGCGACTACACCGTAGTCGCCACGCTGAACACGATGGGCGACGACGCGGAGGCCCGCACCGACTTCTCGGTCTGA
- a CDS encoding tRNA (cytidine(56)-2'-O)-methyltransferase, with product MQNEPEVAVLRLGHRPGRDERMTTHVGLTARALGADRAILAGDASKSQGTVEDITDRFGGPFDVELTDSPKAVIRDWEGQVVHLTMYGERVQDVEGDVREAHGDGDSILAVVGSQKVSFDVYEEADYNVGVTNQPHSEVAGLAVFLDRLFEGRELDREWTDADQTVIPKATGKKVVPSDEE from the coding sequence ATGCAGAACGAACCCGAAGTCGCGGTTCTCAGACTCGGCCACCGGCCGGGCCGCGACGAGCGCATGACGACCCACGTCGGCCTGACCGCGCGGGCGCTGGGGGCCGACCGCGCGATTCTGGCGGGCGACGCGAGCAAGTCGCAGGGCACCGTCGAGGACATCACCGACCGCTTCGGCGGGCCGTTCGACGTGGAACTGACCGATAGCCCGAAGGCCGTCATCCGCGACTGGGAGGGGCAGGTCGTCCATCTGACGATGTACGGCGAGCGCGTCCAAGACGTGGAGGGCGACGTGCGCGAGGCCCACGGCGACGGCGACTCGATTCTGGCGGTCGTCGGCTCTCAGAAGGTGTCGTTCGACGTGTACGAGGAGGCAGACTACAACGTCGGCGTGACGAATCAACCCCACTCGGAGGTCGCGGGGTTGGCCGTGTTTCTGGACAGACTGTTCGAGGGCCGGGAACTGGACCGCGAGTGGACCGATGCCGACCAGACCGTGATTCCGAAGGCGACCGGCAAGAAGGTCGTTCCGTCCGACGAGGAGTAG